The following are encoded together in the Acidicapsa ligni genome:
- a CDS encoding response regulator transcription factor translates to MSATDRLIRIVLADDHPVVRIGVRNMLSAHPGFEVVGEASDGDEAITQTLELEPDILLLDVQMPRLPGLEAMRAIMNGTPTVKIILLTSTITTQQIIEALQIGARGIVLKDALADHLQTSIRTVIAGDYWIGGKRVVNLVSALHTLMQQAAVPQRKTYGLTPRELEVVGCIVEGCSNRDIAKQFTLSEETVKRHLSNIFDKTGVSTRLELALFAIAHTLVTPS, encoded by the coding sequence ATGTCGGCAACGGACAGATTGATTCGGATTGTTCTGGCGGATGACCATCCGGTTGTGCGCATTGGCGTACGCAACATGCTCTCGGCTCATCCCGGCTTTGAAGTTGTCGGCGAAGCGTCGGACGGCGATGAAGCCATCACGCAGACCCTGGAACTGGAGCCCGACATCCTTCTGCTCGATGTGCAGATGCCCCGCTTGCCTGGTCTTGAAGCCATGCGTGCCATCATGAACGGCACGCCGACGGTCAAGATCATCCTTCTGACCTCGACCATCACGACACAACAAATTATTGAAGCACTGCAGATTGGCGCTCGCGGCATCGTCCTCAAAGATGCACTGGCAGATCATCTGCAAACCTCCATCCGCACCGTCATCGCCGGTGACTACTGGATCGGCGGCAAGCGTGTCGTAAATCTCGTAAGCGCCCTGCACACCCTAATGCAACAAGCCGCAGTGCCGCAACGCAAAACCTACGGCCTGACTCCACGCGAACTGGAAGTCGTGGGCTGCATCGTTGAAGGCTGTAGCAATCGCGACATCGCAAAACAGTTCACCCTGAGCGAGGAAACAGTAAAAAGACACCTCTCCAACATCTTCGACAAAACAGGCGTCTCAACCCGTCTGGAACTGGCCCTATTCGCCATAGCCCACACACTGGTTACACCGTCATAA
- a CDS encoding response regulator, which produces MPGPTSTPSLPHILLIDDDPISREVLSMLLEMEGFPVSSAEHGQQAVAILSTSQPEVILMDTQMPGLSGIELVHALRSASPARLIAISGSEINASIREATDGFLLKPIEAAHLVTLLQSGNRNENNLSTVAAGSEAEPEPIDVVIDVVILDKLKAMMPAAAVTEIYTAVANDLTTRLNALQQAMNANDTPEVARIAHSIKGGCAMVGLSSAMQSAARLESSNLRETWPKEVLQLHNALKSLQSMLKETLL; this is translated from the coding sequence ATGCCTGGCCCAACTAGCACTCCATCTCTTCCGCACATTCTGCTGATCGACGATGACCCCATCAGCCGCGAAGTTCTATCGATGCTGCTGGAGATGGAAGGCTTCCCCGTATCGTCAGCCGAGCATGGTCAACAAGCAGTGGCCATACTTTCAACATCGCAGCCGGAAGTGATCCTGATGGACACCCAGATGCCCGGCCTCAGCGGCATCGAGCTGGTTCACGCATTGCGAAGTGCCTCGCCAGCCCGCCTGATCGCCATCAGCGGCAGCGAGATTAACGCCTCCATTCGAGAAGCGACGGATGGTTTTTTGCTCAAGCCCATCGAAGCAGCCCATCTTGTAACTCTGCTCCAAAGCGGGAATCGAAACGAGAATAATCTCTCCACCGTTGCGGCTGGCTCTGAAGCTGAGCCGGAGCCGATCGATGTAGTTATTGATGTAGTTATTTTGGACAAACTCAAAGCAATGATGCCCGCCGCGGCAGTAACTGAGATTTATACCGCCGTTGCAAACGACCTGACCACCCGGCTGAATGCACTGCAACAAGCCATGAATGCGAACGACACCCCCGAAGTAGCTCGCATCGCTCACTCCATCAAGGGTGGATGCGCGATGGTGGGCCTTTCAAGCGCGATGCAATCCGCCGCCAGGTTGGAATCCAGTAACCTGCGTGAGACGTGGCCAAAAGAAGTTTTGCAGTTGCATAATGCACTTAAGTCATTACAGAGTATGCTGAAAGAAACATTACTGTAG
- a CDS encoding YncE family protein — MKRILAFCLACCATLAAQEPPKATDLPAHPFFIKTTWRIGGEGVWGNLAIDSKALQLYIAHGSVVQIVDLNAGKLMGVVPDIGEAHSVALEDSGQYGYVTDGQSSQVKVFDRRMKDVVANIRSGPSPQAIVFDPVTATVFAICASIASDPAQTTGPTRSVVTVIDSTTNTRIGDLLLAGRLSFAQTDRNGQIFVNIVDQNEIDSFDTQTVVAKLRELARATETEKAKHPSTPLPVLDWSGSSTSSQASSQIHRLHLGSDCNDPQGMAIDKDQQRLFVGCSNLKMLVLDASRGTLITSLPIGPGVGGIGFDPTRGLIYSANGAGLGSLTVIQQHISDSYDVVQDLPTRSRANTLAVNSENGEVYLVTDIEGFDTTHSGGIGSLRVVPMKGSFQTLVVGN; from the coding sequence ATGAAAAGAATTCTGGCATTCTGTCTGGCATGCTGTGCCACCCTTGCCGCTCAAGAGCCGCCCAAAGCAACCGACCTGCCTGCCCACCCATTCTTCATCAAAACGACCTGGAGAATCGGTGGGGAGGGTGTATGGGGCAATCTTGCGATTGACTCCAAAGCACTCCAACTTTATATCGCCCACGGATCGGTCGTGCAGATCGTCGACCTGAACGCCGGCAAGTTGATGGGAGTCGTCCCCGACATCGGCGAGGCGCACAGCGTAGCGCTCGAAGACAGCGGTCAGTATGGCTACGTGACCGATGGACAATCCAGCCAGGTAAAGGTCTTCGACCGGCGCATGAAAGATGTTGTGGCCAATATCCGCAGTGGTCCCAGTCCGCAGGCAATCGTCTTCGATCCGGTGACTGCAACGGTCTTTGCAATTTGCGCCTCAATCGCGAGCGACCCGGCACAAACCACCGGTCCGACAAGATCGGTCGTTACCGTGATCGACAGCACAACCAACACCCGTATCGGTGACCTGCTGCTCGCGGGCAGGCTAAGCTTTGCGCAAACGGACCGCAACGGCCAGATCTTCGTGAACATCGTAGACCAGAACGAAATCGACAGTTTCGACACGCAAACAGTCGTCGCAAAGCTCCGTGAACTCGCTCGCGCGACGGAGACAGAAAAAGCGAAACATCCCTCCACTCCTCTTCCCGTTCTGGATTGGAGCGGGTCATCGACCTCATCCCAGGCATCAAGCCAGATCCATCGGCTCCATCTCGGATCGGACTGCAACGATCCCCAGGGAATGGCAATCGACAAGGATCAACAGCGCCTGTTCGTCGGTTGCAGCAACCTGAAGATGCTGGTTCTCGATGCATCCCGCGGCACACTGATCACTTCCCTGCCGATCGGTCCGGGAGTCGGCGGCATCGGGTTCGACCCCACGCGCGGCTTGATCTACAGCGCAAACGGAGCAGGATTGGGAAGCCTCACCGTCATCCAGCAACACATCTCCGATAGCTACGATGTCGTTCAGGATTTGCCCACCCGCAGCCGGGCCAATACACTGGCCGTAAACTCCGAAAATGGCGAAGTGTATCTCGTGACCGATATCGAGGGCTTTGATACCACCCACTCCGGAGGCATCGGATCCCTGAGAGTCGTTCCCATGAAGGGCAGCTTTCAGACACTGGTCGTCGGAAATTAG